Below is a window of Paenibacillus bovis DNA.
GCAGCAACAATGGCGGAAGCAGCGAAGGACGTCGTCCTTCTACAACCAAACGCCCTGATTCTTTTGAATAATTAATTATCGATTTACCGGAATCATAAATATGAAAAGGAGCCGACTTTTACAGTGGGCTCCTTTTTGTATATGATAAGGGTATAAATGCTATACATAGTCCAGTTGCGTACGCAGGATAGGGAACCGACCAGCAGAACGAGAGTGATATCTATACTGGTATTTTTATGGAGTCTTGGGTTATATTTAATATAGTTACGACCAGAGATAGCGGCTTTTACAATGCCGGTACGCATAAGAGGGGGAAGATGACGTGGAATTTAGAGGGGTAATGGGTGGTCTTTACAGGTTGTCAGAATGGGTAATGCGTCTGGCAGGGAGCAACCTGTTATGGGTAATTTGTTCTTCACCGTTTTTGTTCTTTTTATTTTTTAGATTTCAGTTTATGCAAATGGGAGCCAGTCAGAATGACATCCTTCAGACGAATTGGCTTTTGGGAATAGTGACACCGTTTACATTGTTTCCGGCTACAGCAGCCTTGTTCACTGTCGTACGGAAATGGGTGATGGGTGAAGGGGATGTATCTGTATTCAAAACCTTTTTTAGAGGATACAAGGATAACTACAAGCAAAGCATGATCGGTGGTATTCTGTATACCTTGCTGTTCGTGATTATGTATGTAGATTATACCGTATATATGAATCAGTTCCCGAAGCTGCAGCTGCTGGGGATCATCATGCTGATTTTCCTGCTGGTACTGTTTGTATCCCTGTTTAACTTCTTTTCCATGATTGCTCATTATCATATGGGTCTCAAGGATATTATCAAAAATGCTGTACTGTTATCGATTGTTCGTCCATTCCGGTTATTCTCCACACTGATCGGTACAGTGGCCTTGCTGTTTATCGGAACCAAATATCCGGTATTATTCATTTTCTTCCTGTCTTCAGCAATTGCCTGGTTTGCTTTCTTTAACTTTTATGGCGTATTCCTCAAAATGCAGGAGCAATCCGAAAAGCAGGCAGCCGCCGAAAAAGAAAAAGAACTGCAGGCAGATGAGCAGCTGGCTATCGGAGATGAAGCTCCATCCGTACAGGCAGAACGCTTGAATATTGATGAGGTGTCACAGACTTCCATGGATGAAGATGTGAAGAAAAAACTGGTTGATGAAGCAGAGGTAACCGAAGACAAAACGAAAAAAGGAAGAATATAGAAATCGACTTTACAAACGTCGGCACGAAGTTTATAATAAATTTACATCCTGCAATGTACGCCTCGATTTCTCGTTGTTTTGAACCAATGATGATGTCTCGGGAGATTCATATCTAATTGTTGCTGACCGGCCCTATCCATTGGATGTGGGGACTTCAAATACAATTGTGCGATCACCCACCTGCTTAGCAGGTTCGAAGACAATGTTATCGGACGGCATATGCGGGACTTATCTTTATTTTTTTGCAAGAGGCAGGTGCCGACGTGATGTCGACAGATCTTTACAGAGAACGCTCTGAATAATGATTCATTCGAATCTATTAATCAGAGCGTTTTTCGTTTGCGCTTACATAATATTAGTTTTATTATTTCCGTACTAATGATACACTTAGATAAAGATAGGCCTGTATATGCAAAGGAGGAAAAGTCTTGTCATTAAAGAGAACGTTAGTGGGCATTATACGCAGTCAGGAAGGCACCGGTGATCGTGCCAAAGACCCTGAAATGAAAACAAGATATTATAATTTATCCCGCGAACGTGCATGGGAAGAAGTCTCTTCAACACTCAAAAAAATTCCCGGCTATAAAGTGCTGCATGAAGTAGCCAGCGTAGGCGAGATTACATTGGAGCGTCGGTCCGGTCTGGGACGGGTGATG
It encodes the following:
- a CDS encoding DUF1499 domain-containing protein — translated: MSLKRTLVGIIRSQEGTGDRAKDPEMKTRYYNLSRERAWEEVSSTLKKIPGYKVLHEVASVGEITLERRSGLGRVMDITVSIISVSPVRTAIDIHSASRGSLGDLGANYRNIITLFNSLEKKLSQYRVVE
- a CDS encoding DUF624 domain-containing protein; its protein translation is MEFRGVMGGLYRLSEWVMRLAGSNLLWVICSSPFLFFLFFRFQFMQMGASQNDILQTNWLLGIVTPFTLFPATAALFTVVRKWVMGEGDVSVFKTFFRGYKDNYKQSMIGGILYTLLFVIMYVDYTVYMNQFPKLQLLGIIMLIFLLVLFVSLFNFFSMIAHYHMGLKDIIKNAVLLSIVRPFRLFSTLIGTVALLFIGTKYPVLFIFFLSSAIAWFAFFNFYGVFLKMQEQSEKQAAAEKEKELQADEQLAIGDEAPSVQAERLNIDEVSQTSMDEDVKKKLVDEAEVTEDKTKKGRI